The following coding sequences lie in one Saccharopolyspora hordei genomic window:
- a CDS encoding MFS transporter encodes MSLLARLDRLPLSRPHYLLLLLGGLGYTFDGMDSAVVAFLLPSVQDEWGLTNAQLGLIGSATPFGFLFGATCAGLLGDRIGRRAVMMWALAVYALFSVVGAMSPNYEVFLGARVLAGFGAGAESAIIAPFLSEFVPAARRGWFVGALAGFFSFGFVAAALLGRFVVEPLPEGWRWAQVITAAPIVLLLWWRRSLPESPRYLLACGRGAEAEQVVTDLERKVRDATGEPLPPVPEAAVAAPAEARKVGLFSALKYLWTGRMVRRTAITWLIWFVITFSYYGFFTWIPTLLVQQGITVTKSFEFSIIIYLAQVPGYFSAAWLGELLDRKNTIALYLAGAAASAFWMSQMTDPVLITVSAAVLSFFLNGTYAAVYSYTPEVFPTWIRASGTGLSSAFGRVGSIIAPSVIGVSAATLGFAGVFGMTTAVLAVGVLCTLLFGLSTAGKSLEDLTEPSARKQTAR; translated from the coding sequence GTGTCCCTGCTCGCTCGCCTGGACCGGCTCCCGCTGAGCCGGCCGCACTACCTGCTGTTGCTGCTCGGCGGCCTCGGTTACACCTTCGACGGGATGGACTCCGCCGTGGTGGCGTTCCTGCTGCCGAGCGTGCAGGACGAGTGGGGGCTGACCAACGCGCAGCTCGGCCTCATCGGCTCGGCCACCCCCTTCGGCTTCCTGTTCGGCGCCACCTGCGCCGGACTGCTCGGCGACCGCATCGGCCGTCGCGCGGTGATGATGTGGGCGCTGGCCGTCTACGCGCTGTTCTCGGTGGTCGGTGCGATGTCGCCGAACTACGAGGTCTTCCTCGGTGCCCGGGTGCTCGCCGGGTTCGGTGCCGGCGCGGAGAGCGCGATCATCGCGCCGTTCCTGTCCGAGTTCGTCCCCGCCGCCCGGCGCGGCTGGTTCGTCGGCGCCCTGGCCGGGTTCTTCTCCTTCGGCTTCGTCGCGGCCGCGCTGCTGGGCCGGTTCGTGGTGGAGCCGCTGCCCGAGGGCTGGCGCTGGGCGCAGGTGATCACCGCGGCGCCGATCGTGCTGCTGCTGTGGTGGCGGCGGTCGCTGCCGGAGTCGCCGCGCTACCTGCTCGCCTGTGGCAGGGGAGCGGAAGCCGAGCAGGTGGTGACCGACCTGGAGCGCAAGGTGCGGGACGCGACGGGGGAGCCGTTGCCGCCGGTGCCGGAGGCCGCGGTGGCCGCCCCCGCCGAGGCGCGCAAGGTCGGGCTGTTCTCCGCGCTGAAGTACCTGTGGACCGGCCGGATGGTGCGGCGCACCGCGATCACCTGGCTGATCTGGTTCGTGATCACCTTCTCCTACTACGGGTTCTTCACCTGGATCCCGACGCTGCTGGTGCAGCAGGGCATCACCGTCACCAAGAGCTTCGAGTTCTCGATCATCATCTACCTGGCGCAGGTCCCCGGGTACTTCTCGGCGGCGTGGCTGGGCGAGTTGCTGGACCGCAAGAACACCATCGCGCTGTACCTGGCGGGTGCGGCGGCCAGCGCGTTCTGGATGTCGCAGATGACCGACCCGGTGCTCATCACCGTCTCGGCGGCGGTGCTGTCGTTCTTCCTCAACGGCACCTACGCGGCGGTGTACTCCTACACCCCGGAGGTGTTCCCGACCTGGATCCGGGCTTCGGGGACGGGGCTGTCCAGCGCGTTCGGCCGCGTCGGCAGCATCATCGCCCCGTCGGTGATCGGCGTGTCCGCCGCGACGCTCGGTTTCGCGGGCGTGTTCGGCATGACGACCGCGGTGCTCGCCGTCGGTGTCCTCTGCACCCTGCTGTTCGGCCTGTCCACCGCGGGCAAGTCCCTGGAGGACCTGACCGAGCCCAGCGCCCGGAAGCAGACCGCCCGGTGA
- a CDS encoding MurR/RpiR family transcriptional regulator translates to MTTDRAAEEPDGFEAWLRSRVPERGLRSKGASVLEVLLTQPRRVSYSSAAEAAELAGVNVATVSRTAQALGFSGWSDLQRELRARYLSSLSAPEVAAAHRTEGDVGAASLRRDLESLAVLTRRLDEQQLRTIAEAIARARRVLIVAHGSYVAVGSALGHNVRLAGYDATVVRDDADLANAMSRVEPGDVLVAISFWRLYQSTVTAAEEAHSRGARVFALTDAASPALAAASEEVVLIPAEGVAFFPSLAPGLAVAQAIVAQLSTMDPERTRRSIEAAEAQWSRFGLMHRQPRRG, encoded by the coding sequence ATGACCACCGACCGCGCCGCCGAGGAACCCGACGGGTTCGAAGCCTGGCTGCGCAGTCGCGTCCCCGAGCGCGGTCTGCGCAGCAAGGGCGCGTCCGTGCTGGAAGTGCTGTTGACCCAACCCCGGCGGGTGTCCTACAGCTCTGCCGCCGAGGCCGCCGAGCTGGCCGGGGTCAACGTCGCGACGGTGAGCCGGACCGCGCAGGCGCTCGGCTTCAGCGGCTGGTCGGACCTGCAGCGGGAGCTGCGCGCGCGCTACCTGTCCTCGCTGAGCGCCCCGGAGGTGGCCGCCGCCCACCGCACCGAGGGCGATGTCGGCGCGGCGTCGTTGCGCCGGGACCTGGAGTCGCTGGCCGTGCTGACCCGGCGGCTCGACGAGCAGCAGCTGCGCACCATCGCCGAGGCGATCGCGCGCGCCCGGCGCGTGCTCATCGTCGCGCACGGCAGCTACGTCGCGGTCGGTTCCGCGCTGGGCCACAACGTGCGGTTGGCCGGGTACGACGCGACGGTGGTGCGCGACGACGCCGACCTGGCCAACGCGATGTCCCGGGTCGAACCGGGCGACGTGCTCGTGGCGATCAGCTTCTGGCGCCTCTACCAGAGCACGGTAACCGCCGCCGAGGAGGCGCACAGCCGCGGTGCGCGGGTCTTCGCGCTCACCGACGCCGCCAGCCCCGCCCTGGCCGCGGCGTCCGAGGAGGTCGTGCTCATCCCCGCCGAAGGCGTGGCGTTCTTCCCCTCCCTGGCACCGGGTCTCGCGGTCGCCCAAGCCATCGTCGCGCAGCTGTCCACGATGGACCCGGAGCGGACCCGCCGGTCCATCGAGGCCGCCGAGGCCCAGTGGTCGCGGTTCGGCCTGATGCACCGCCAGCCCCGCCGGGGCTGA
- a CDS encoding amidohydrolase family protein gives MTALVLRSGALLDVETGEYVDGDVLCADGRIVETGPGITAPEGARIVDLAGATVLPGLIDAHVHVTAATADLGSLPSWSPSYVTAHAARIMGQMLDRGFTTVRDASGADFGLADAQAEGLVRGPRLAFCGKALSQTGGHGDTRPRGVRVHDDHQCCAGLGRIADGVDAVRAAARDELRAGAHHIKVMAGGGVASPTDRIDSTQYSMDELRAVVEEAEAAHRYVAAHAYTARAVSRALRAGVRSIEHGNLLDESNLPEFLEHDAFLVPTLVTYWALKTEGREFGLPEDSWRKVDAVLDAGLAALERAHRAGVKVVYGTDLLGGMHRHQNEEFRIRSEVQQPLDVIRAATSTAAELLGMAGEIGTLRPGALADLVVVDGDPLADIGALADPHHIRHVVQGGKLVGGTG, from the coding sequence GTGACCGCCCTGGTGCTGCGCTCCGGCGCGCTGCTCGACGTGGAGACCGGCGAGTACGTCGACGGCGACGTGCTGTGCGCGGACGGCCGGATCGTCGAGACCGGCCCGGGGATCACCGCGCCGGAGGGCGCGCGGATCGTGGACCTGGCGGGCGCCACCGTCCTGCCCGGGCTGATCGACGCGCACGTGCACGTCACGGCCGCCACCGCCGACCTCGGTTCGCTGCCGTCGTGGTCGCCGTCCTACGTCACCGCCCACGCCGCGCGGATCATGGGGCAGATGCTCGACCGCGGCTTCACCACGGTCCGCGACGCCTCGGGCGCCGACTTCGGCCTGGCCGACGCGCAGGCCGAGGGGCTGGTCCGCGGGCCGCGGCTGGCGTTCTGCGGCAAGGCGTTGAGCCAGACCGGCGGCCACGGTGACACCCGCCCGCGCGGTGTGCGGGTGCACGACGACCACCAGTGCTGCGCCGGGCTGGGCCGGATCGCCGACGGGGTGGACGCGGTGCGCGCGGCTGCCCGTGACGAGCTGCGCGCGGGCGCCCACCACATCAAGGTGATGGCCGGTGGTGGTGTCGCCTCGCCGACCGACCGCATCGACTCCACCCAGTACTCGATGGACGAGCTCCGCGCCGTCGTCGAGGAAGCCGAGGCCGCCCACCGCTACGTGGCGGCGCACGCCTACACGGCGCGTGCGGTGAGCCGGGCGCTGCGCGCGGGTGTCCGGTCCATCGAGCACGGCAACCTCCTCGACGAGTCCAACCTCCCCGAGTTCCTCGAGCACGACGCGTTCCTGGTGCCGACCCTGGTGACCTACTGGGCGCTCAAGACCGAGGGCCGCGAGTTCGGGCTCCCGGAGGACAGCTGGCGCAAGGTCGACGCGGTGCTGGACGCGGGGCTGGCCGCGCTGGAGCGGGCGCACCGGGCCGGCGTCAAGGTCGTCTACGGCACGGACCTGCTCGGAGGCATGCACCGCCACCAGAACGAGGAGTTCCGGATCCGCAGCGAGGTCCAGCAGCCGCTGGACGTCATCCGCGCGGCGACCAGCACCGCGGCCGAGCTGCTCGGCATGGCCGGCGAGATCGGCACCCTCCGCCCAGGGGCGCTGGCCGACCTGGTCGTCGTCGACGGGGACCCCCTGGCCGACATCGGCGCCCTCGCCGACCCCCACCACATCCGCCACGTCGTCCAGGGCGGGAAGCTGGTCGGGGGCACGGGCTGA